A region from the Pseudobacteriovorax antillogorgiicola genome encodes:
- a CDS encoding NADP-dependent oxidoreductase, with the protein MKAIQIQSYGDISNLTLSEIPKPNVGSDEVLIKVRAAGINPVDWKIAEGYLKEFLPHQLPLTLGWDVAGEIAELGDQVSDFKVGDAVYTRPEISRDGGFAEYIVVKANEVAGKPKSASFAEAAAVPLAALTAWQGLFDVMQLEPGATVLIHAAAGGVGHFAVQIAKAKGLRVIGTASARNQEFLKEIGVDEFIDYTKTDFSEVLKDIDAVYDTIGGETLEKSFKVIRPGGALVSIVAPPPEKLADESNVKAGYLFVQPHAAQLAEIAQLIDDGKIKIHIDRTLPLSEAAQALQLSKEGHVRGKLILDVDGASSR; encoded by the coding sequence ATGAAAGCGATTCAAATTCAATCTTACGGAGACATCAGCAATCTCACTCTTAGCGAGATACCGAAGCCCAACGTAGGATCAGACGAAGTGTTGATCAAGGTTCGCGCGGCGGGAATCAACCCTGTGGATTGGAAGATTGCCGAAGGCTACCTCAAGGAATTCTTACCCCATCAACTACCTCTAACCCTTGGCTGGGATGTAGCTGGCGAGATTGCCGAGCTTGGCGATCAGGTGAGTGATTTCAAAGTTGGCGATGCAGTATACACTCGCCCAGAAATCTCTCGTGACGGCGGCTTTGCTGAATACATTGTCGTCAAAGCCAATGAAGTAGCAGGAAAGCCAAAGTCGGCTAGCTTCGCTGAAGCTGCCGCAGTTCCTTTAGCAGCCCTCACTGCTTGGCAGGGCTTGTTCGATGTCATGCAACTTGAGCCTGGCGCTACAGTCCTGATTCATGCAGCTGCTGGTGGTGTTGGGCATTTCGCAGTGCAAATCGCCAAAGCCAAGGGATTGCGCGTGATCGGCACAGCATCCGCTCGCAACCAGGAATTCCTTAAGGAAATCGGCGTTGATGAGTTTATTGACTACACCAAGACCGACTTTAGCGAAGTCTTGAAAGACATCGATGCTGTTTATGACACCATTGGTGGCGAAACACTTGAAAAAAGCTTCAAGGTCATTCGACCTGGTGGCGCTCTTGTATCAATCGTCGCACCACCACCAGAGAAGCTTGCAGACGAGAGCAATGTGAAGGCTGGCTACTTATTTGTACAGCCTCATGCCGCTCAACTTGCAGAGATTGCCCAACTCATCGATGATGGCAAGATCAAGATTCACATCGATCGAACTCTGCCACTTAGCGAAGCTGCCCAAGCGCTCCAACTTTCAAAAGAAGGTCATGTTCGCGGTAAGCTCATCCTCGACGTGGACGGGGCTTCCTCACGATAG
- a CDS encoding dipeptidase: protein MRLTHTVLTLLSLSLTLACTSPRPSTNWVVDGHNDLPWALRSKNVKLEDIDLRETQKDFHTDLKRLKDGNVGLQLWSAYVPASTAEKKTALNTTLEQIDLIHRMVEHYPESLAMVGTSQEAEQAIAEGKIASMIGVEGGYSIEGSLAHLRTLYRLGVRYMTLTHSKTIFWADSATDVAQHHGLTDFGKSVIEEMNRLGMLVDISHVSVATMKDALAVTKAPVIASHSSAYALAEHPRNIPDDVLKQIASNRGIVMINFFSGYIVPEAAAVLRKYEVERFKLRMKHQDDKAYQAAIKQFFKENPMKPGTVKDVADHVDHIVKIAGVEYVGLGSDFDGVGTLPKDLDDVSKFPNLDKELERRGYSREDREKIFHSNFLRVLREAEQVASQMKVESTKPQVAANPS, encoded by the coding sequence ATGAGACTCACTCACACCGTTTTGACACTACTATCCCTCTCACTCACACTGGCTTGCACGAGTCCAAGACCTAGCACCAATTGGGTCGTTGATGGTCATAACGACCTTCCATGGGCGCTCCGCAGTAAAAATGTCAAGCTAGAAGATATAGATCTTAGAGAGACGCAAAAAGACTTTCATACGGACCTCAAGAGGCTAAAGGATGGCAACGTAGGATTGCAGCTTTGGTCTGCCTACGTCCCAGCATCCACTGCCGAAAAGAAAACGGCTTTGAATACAACTTTGGAGCAGATAGATCTGATCCACCGCATGGTCGAGCATTACCCAGAAAGCCTGGCGATGGTGGGCACCAGCCAAGAGGCAGAACAAGCCATTGCAGAGGGTAAAATTGCAAGCATGATCGGCGTCGAAGGCGGATATTCCATTGAAGGCTCCCTAGCGCATTTGCGTACCCTCTATCGATTGGGAGTTCGCTATATGACCTTGACTCATTCAAAAACTATTTTTTGGGCCGACTCAGCAACCGATGTCGCGCAGCATCACGGCCTCACTGATTTTGGCAAGTCTGTGATTGAAGAGATGAATCGCTTGGGAATGCTTGTTGATATCTCCCATGTATCGGTTGCTACAATGAAGGATGCTCTGGCTGTGACCAAGGCACCAGTGATAGCATCTCATTCATCAGCCTATGCCCTTGCAGAACACCCAAGAAATATCCCCGACGACGTCTTAAAGCAGATTGCTAGCAACCGCGGTATCGTGATGATAAACTTTTTTTCAGGATATATTGTTCCAGAAGCTGCTGCAGTATTGAGGAAATATGAGGTCGAACGTTTCAAATTGAGAATGAAACATCAAGATGATAAAGCCTATCAAGCGGCGATCAAGCAGTTTTTTAAAGAAAACCCCATGAAGCCAGGGACTGTGAAAGATGTTGCCGATCACGTCGATCACATTGTAAAAATTGCTGGTGTTGAATACGTGGGCCTTGGCTCTGATTTTGATGGTGTTGGCACTCTACCGAAGGATCTTGATGATGTATCCAAGTTCCCCAACTTGGATAAGGAACTGGAGCGGCGAGGCTATAGCCGTGAGGATCGAGAAAAGATCTTTCATAGCAACTTCCTTAGAGTCCTTAGGGAAGCGGAGCAAGTTGCCAGCCAGATGAAAGTTGAGTCAACAAAGCCTCAAGTCGCCGCGAACCCTAGCTAA